TCCCTCACCCCTCGCCGTGGCGAGGGTCTGGTTCTGTGCAAAGGACCCTCAGCCGCTGTGCCGGCCCCGTGCGGGTATGATCCGGGGCGCCACGCTCGATGGTGCGAGGAGGCGCCCCGTGTCCCGAACTGACCGACTTCGACACTTCGATTTTGCAGCACATAACGCAGAGCAGGCACGAGCCTGGGATGCCTTCCGCGCCGGCAAGCCGTACCGTGTCCCTATCATCCTCGGCGTCAACTCGCGCTACTTCATGCCTATCTCCGAGGCCAACCCCGACAACGTGGACTTCCGCACCTACACCGAAGACCCCGATGTTATGTTCGACAGCCTCCTCCGCTTCCAGCGATGGAGCCGATTCAATCTCCTCCAGGACACTGAGTTGGGCCTTCCGGAGAAGTGGGTGATAGGGTTGGACTTTCAGAACTACTACGAGGCTGTGTGGCTCGGCTGTCCGCTGTACTTTGCCGAAGGAGAGGTGCCCGACAGTAGACCCGCCTACCGTGACAACCCGGAAAGCCTACTAGACCGTGGCATTCCCGATCCGTTCTCCGGCCTCATGGCAAAGGTGTTGGAGTACCAAGAGCACTTCGAGCATCGCGCCAAGAACGAAGACTATCTGGGACGGCCCATCGAGGTGACACCTCCCTGGTGTGGGCTAGGGACTGACGGTCCTATGACGCTCTGCTGCAGCCTGTTCTCTGCGGACCGGACATGTACTATGCTGGCCGAGGAGCCGGAGCGCATGGAGCGATTGCTTACTTTCGTGACCGACGCCATACTAACCAAGACCGTCGCCTTCCGCAAACGGTTCGGAGTGGACGTGCCGATGGACGACATGATGATCGCCGATGACAGCATCGCGCTCATCTCCACTCCAATGTACAAAGAGATGATCCTGCCACACCACCGCCGAATCTACGACACTCTCGCCACTCCCGTGGGTCGCGGCATCCACCTCTGCGGAAACGCGACGAGGCACTTCCGCATGCTCATGGAGGAACTAGGTATCGTCACTTTCGACACCGGCTTCCCCGTGGACTTCGGTGCGCTACGCCGGGAGTTGGGCCCCACTGCTCGGATCTGGGGCGGACCACACGTGGAGCTGCTGCGCACCGCCACGCCGGAGGAGGTGCGACTCGAGGTCGAGCGCATCCTGAGCTCCGGCATCCTGGAAGGTGGCATGTTCGTGCTGCGCGAAGGCAACAACCTCGCTCCCCACACGCCCATCGAGAACACCGAGGCGATGTACCACGCCGGCCGCGAGTTCGGACTACTAGGCGCCGAGAGCTAGCAGGCGCGTTACACCAGCCGATGTACGGACGGCCCGAAGTCTGCAATGTAGTACTCGGCGGTGTGAGTCCCTGGTGGCGCGATGGCGTCAATCGCCTTTCGGTCCTCGTCCGTGATCTGGATGCTCAGCGATGATAGGTTGTCTTCGAGCTGCTCCATCGTGCGCGGGCCGATGATGGGCGATGTGATGCCCGGCTGCGACGCGCACCATGCCAGTGCCAGTTGACTGGGTGGCACTCCGCGCTCACGAGCATAGTTGTTGAAGCCCTCGATAACGGATTCCGCACCTGGGCCGATCTGACGAATCGGTTGCGTTTGGCTATAGCGTGCGCCCTCGGGCTTCGATCCGCCCAAGTACTTGCCAGTGAGCAGTCCGCCGGCGAGCGGCGACCATGGTAACAGTGCGATGCCATAGCTGATGCAGCATGGCACTAATTCTCGCTCGATCCGCCTGTCGAGTAGGTTGTAAGGAGGCTGCTCGCTTACGAACCGATTGATTCCCAGCTCCTTGGCAACCCAGATCGCTTCCGTGATCTGCCACGCTGCAAATGTGGTAGTGCCGACATATCGGACCTTCCCGGCACGTATCAGGTCGTCTAGCGCACGCAACGTCTCGTCGATCGGAACGCTGGGCTGAGGGCGGTGAATCTGATACAGGTCGATCCAGTCTGTCTGCAATCGCTTCAAAGACGCCTCGCACGATTGCATGATGTGACGCCGGCTGTTTCCGAAGTCGTTCGGTTCATCACTCATGCGTGCGTGCACCTTCGTCGCCAGCACGAT
The Fimbriimonadia bacterium genome window above contains:
- a CDS encoding aldo/keto reductase, encoding MEYVALGRTGVQVSKLCLGCMNFGWGTEERDSIEIIHHAIEQGVNFIDTANVYGKGASETIVGKALASGLRERIVLATKVHARMSDEPNDFGNSRRHIMQSCEASLKRLQTDWIDLYQIHRPQPSVPIDETLRALDDLIRAGKVRYVGTTTFAAWQITEAIWVAKELGINRFVSEQPPYNLLDRRIERELVPCCISYGIALLPWSPLAGGLLTGKYLGGSKPEGARYSQTQPIRQIGPGAESVIEGFNNYARERGVPPSQLALAWCASQPGITSPIIGPRTMEQLEDNLSSLSIQITDEDRKAIDAIAPPGTHTAEYYIADFGPSVHRLV